In Fusarium oxysporum f. sp. lycopersici 4287 chromosome 2, whole genome shotgun sequence, a genomic segment contains:
- a CDS encoding hypothetical protein (At least one base has a quality score < 10): MSPPDKTESHAPDRKSFNSLSSAEPQIPFEPNNKISSQDEKPQPLQGNQQESANDTKEDESSPKGPAFDKEAQENYKPKTLKFWLIILSVFAAMFLVALDRTIIATAIPQITNDFQSLGDIGWYGSAYMLTTAAFQLIFGRIYRFYPLRTTFLVCILLFEIGSAICGAAPNSVAFIIGRAIAGIGSAGIMTGSMMSIVPMIPLHKRPMFQSMFGMVFGISSVVGPLLGGAFTQHATWRWCFYMNLPVGFVASVFLFFFLHISPKKHEPVPVLKHITRLDPARNILLCAIHDLPHPGPSMGWLDLPLGQLANNSPLRSLRSYSLHFCSHTDQDARDCNCPRQGHHSEDYAGLCMDHAVCWWWYDDCRLLSPPVVPGYQGRQTRRLGHLYDPVSAKPCRS, encoded by the exons atGTCTCCCCCTGACAAGACCGAATCTCATGCTCCAGATCGCAAATCATTCAACTCGCTCTCATCAGCCGAACCACAAATTCCTTTCGAACCTAACAACAAAATATCATCacaagatgagaagcctCAACCACTTCAAGGCAACCAGCAAGAGTCCGCAAATGACACCAAGGAAGATGAGTCAAGTCCCAAGGGCCCAGCTTTCGACAAAGAAGCTCAGGAGAACTACAAACCAAAGACACTGAAGTTCTGGCTTATAATCCTCTCTGTCTTTGCTGCCATGTTTCTCGTCGCTCTCGACCGCACAATCATTGCAACTGCCATTCCTCAAATCACAAACGACTTCCAGAGTTTAGGCGACATAGGATGGTATGGTTCTGCATACATGCTCACAACAGCTGCCTTTCAGCTCATTTTTGGTCGTATCTATCGATTTTACCCTTTAAGGACGACCTTCCTTGTCTGTATCTTGCTGTTCGAGATTGGCTCTGCCATTTGTGGTGCCGCTCCCAATTCTGTTGCCTTCATAATCGGAAGAGCTATTGCTGGTATTGGCTCAGCAGGCATCATGACTGGATCGATGATGTCCATTGTTCCTATGATTCCTCTTCATAAGCGGCCAATGTTCCAAT CCATGTTTGGCATGGTTTTTGGCATCTCGTCCGTTGTTGGACCTCTTCTTGGGGGAGCCTTCACTCAGCATGCCACTTGGCGATGGTGTTTCTATATGAATCTCCCTGTAGGATTCGTCGCCTcggtcttcctcttcttcttcctccacaTATCACCCAAGAAGCACGAACCTGTTCCTGTTCTAAAGCATATCACCCGATTAGACCCCGCTCGGAACATTCTTCTTTGTGCCATCCATGATCTGCCTCATCCTGGCCCTTCAATGGGGTGGCTCGACTTACCCCTGGGGCAACTGGCGAATAATTCTCCTCTTCGTTCTCTTCGCTCTTACAGCCTTCATTTTTGCTCTCATACAGATCAAGATGCCCGAGACTGCAACTGTCCCCGCCAAGGTCATCACTCAGAGGACTATGCTGGCCTGTGCATGGACCATGCtgtttgttggtggtggtatGATGATTGTCGTTTACTATCTCCCCCTGTGGT TCCAGGCTACCAAGGGCGCCAAACCCGTCGACTCGGGCATTTATACGATCCCGTTAGTGCTAAGCCTTGTCGTAGCTAG
- a CDS encoding hypothetical protein (At least one base has a quality score < 10), which produces MSPPDKTESHAPDRKSFNSLSSAEPQIPFEPNNKISSQDEKPQPLQGNQQESANDTKEDESSPKGPAFDKEAQENYKPKTLKFWLIILSVFAAMFLVALDRTIIATAIPQITNDFQSLGDIGWYGSAYMLTTAAFQLIFGRIYRFYPLRTTFLVCILLFEIGSAICGAAPNSVAFIIGRAIAGIGSAGIMTGSMMSIVPMIPLHKRPMFQSMFGMVFGISSVVGPLLGGAFTQHATWRWCFYMNLPVGFVASVFLFFFLHISPKKHEPVPVLKHITRLDPARNILLCAIHDLPHPGPSMGWLDLPLGQLANNSPLRSLRSYSLHFCSHTDQDARDCNCPRQGHHSEDYAGLCMDHAVCWWWYDDCRLLSPPVV; this is translated from the exons atGTCTCCCCCTGACAAGACCGAATCTCATGCTCCAGATCGCAAATCATTCAACTCGCTCTCATCAGCCGAACCACAAATTCCTTTCGAACCTAACAACAAAATATCATCacaagatgagaagcctCAACCACTTCAAGGCAACCAGCAAGAGTCCGCAAATGACACCAAGGAAGATGAGTCAAGTCCCAAGGGCCCAGCTTTCGACAAAGAAGCTCAGGAGAACTACAAACCAAAGACACTGAAGTTCTGGCTTATAATCCTCTCTGTCTTTGCTGCCATGTTTCTCGTCGCTCTCGACCGCACAATCATTGCAACTGCCATTCCTCAAATCACAAACGACTTCCAGAGTTTAGGCGACATAGGATGGTATGGTTCTGCATACATGCTCACAACAGCTGCCTTTCAGCTCATTTTTGGTCGTATCTATCGATTTTACCCTTTAAGGACGACCTTCCTTGTCTGTATCTTGCTGTTCGAGATTGGCTCTGCCATTTGTGGTGCCGCTCCCAATTCTGTTGCCTTCATAATCGGAAGAGCTATTGCTGGTATTGGCTCAGCAGGCATCATGACTGGATCGATGATGTCCATTGTTCCTATGATTCCTCTTCATAAGCGGCCAATGTTCCAAT CCATGTTTGGCATGGTTTTTGGCATCTCGTCCGTTGTTGGACCTCTTCTTGGGGGAGCCTTCACTCAGCATGCCACTTGGCGATGGTGTTTCTATATGAATCTCCCTGTAGGATTCGTCGCCTcggtcttcctcttcttcttcctccacaTATCACCCAAGAAGCACGAACCTGTTCCTGTTCTAAAGCATATCACCCGATTAGACCCCGCTCGGAACATTCTTCTTTGTGCCATCCATGATCTGCCTCATCCTGGCCCTTCAATGGGGTGGCTCGACTTACCCCTGGGGCAACTGGCGAATAATTCTCCTCTTCGTTCTCTTCGCTCTTACAGCCTTCATTTTTGCTCTCATACAGATCAAGATGCCCGAGACTGCAACTGTCCCCGCCAAGGTCATCACTCAGAGGACTATGCTGGCCTGTGCATGGACCATGCtgtttgttggtggtggtatGATGATTGTCGTTTACTATCTCCCCCTGTGGTGTAA
- a CDS encoding hypothetical protein (At least one base has a quality score < 10): MAASTPASPLLSNQKSSELQAVLHPLVLLTISDYITRHTLRQQEGPIIGVLLGQQNGREITVEHAFEAHTRQEPNVQGGYLLDATKFGARLEQMITVHKDRHLDLVGWYTLLPSSGPTPTILPIHNQILEGWNESAILLGFHPEQVLDHSVGGRLPLTIYESNYEVDDPKADNDGEDKKMDDGEPALKLKFRELSYSVETDETEMISMNYVAASGGNAAAAPQKEDKPSLSIESNGKGKRRLVESHDEDHNKAIAQDDEVVLTPEEDETIAALTAKANAIKMLQSRILLLTTYLERLPPSYINGDTADSSSMDADYTTPSATVLRRIQALVSRLDLVIPSDRAAFEREMLHEANDVNLVRLLNGIVQSVGQARDVGKKFHVVENAKASHRRGAPPGPGQDFVIDPAAYNIRGAGDILI; this comes from the exons atggctgcCTCGACCCCCGCCAGCCCTCTTCTCTCTAACCAGAAGAGTTCCGAGCTTCAGGCTGTTCTTCACCCACTCGTCCTCCTCACCATCTCCGATTACATCACACGACATACTCTTCGTCAACAGGAAGGGCCCATCATTGGCGTCTTGCTAGGTCAACAAAATGGTCGCGAAATCACAGTCGAGCATGCCTTTGAAGCTCATACCCGACAAGAGCCCAATGTACAAGGTGGATACCTCCTCGATGCCACGAAATTCGGCGCACGGTTAGAACAGA TGATCACTGTCCACAAGGATAGACACCTCGACCTCGTTGGATGGTACACCCTTCTACCTTCTTCGGGTCCGACCCCGACTATCCTCCCGATCCATAATCAGATTCTCGAAGGCTGGAACGAGTCAGCCATACTCCTCGGATTCCACCCGGAACAGGTCCTTGATCACTCCGTCGGTGGCAGACTTCCACTCACCATTTACGAGAGCAATTATGAAGTCGACGACCCAAAGGCGGATAACGATGGAgaggacaagaagatggatgacGGGGAGCCCGctctcaagctcaagttcAGAGAGCTGTCCTACTCGGTTGAGACCGACGAAACAGAGATGATCAGCATGAACTACGTTGCTGCTTCAGGAGGAAACGCTGCTGCCGCTCCCCAAAAGGAAGACAAGCCCTCTTTGTCCATCGAGTCAAATGGCAAGGGCAAGCGCCGGCTAGTAGAGAGCCACGACGAAGATCACAACAAGGCGATTGCGcaggatgatgaggttgttcTGACGCCAGAAGAGGACGAAACAATTGCTGCCCTCACAGCAAAGGCCAACGCTATCAAGATGCTCCAGTCCCGAATACTCCTTCTCACCACTTATCTCGAGCGTCTTCCTCCCTCGTACATCAACGGTGACACAGCCGATTCCAGTAGCATGGACGCCGACTATACCACTCCATCAGCGACAGTGCTTCGCCGGATCCAAGCCCTCGTCAGCCGCCTGGACCTCGTCATTCCCTCAGACAGAGCCGCATTTGAGCGCGAGATGCTCCATGAGGCAAACGATGTTAACTTGGTGAGACTCCTCAACGGCATTGTCCAGAGCGTCGGCCAGGCCCGCGACGTTGGCAAGAAGTTCCACGTTGTCGAAAACGCAAAGGCGTCGCACCGTCGTGGTGCTCCTCCTGGCCCCGGGCAGGATTTCGTCATTGACCCAGCGGCTTATAACATTCGTGGAGCTGGCGATATCCTGATCTGA
- a CDS encoding L-iditol 2-dehydrogenase (At least one base has a quality score < 10) — MAPVATGEIAPTHLPGGPSKPLSISASVLHGPRDLRLETRTIEAPAAGELQIAIKATGICGSDVSYYKKFANGDLCACHPLSLGHESSGEVVAIGPQVSGFKLGDRVALEVGVACGNCGTCRKGRYNLCKKLRFRSSAKTYPHYQGTLQERINHPAVWCHKLPDNVSFEAAALLEPLSVAIHAVNRARPEPGSTALVIGAGTVGLLTAAMARQSGCTSVTITDIDAGRVNYAISRGFATHGFVTPLSRLNSSNYSSGISTPETGIITPASTFSTASRFDGAKSLAADILASSNPAGTFMLEEDEDGVDVTFECTGKEVCMHTSLYATKAGGKVIMVGMGTPIQTLPLSVAHLREIDILGVFRYSNTYPTGIRLLCSQAANPSGCSLPSLDDMVTHRFKGLDQAQRAFELATRTSDDEGKLVLKIVIEA, encoded by the exons ATGGCCCCAGTTGCTACGGGAGAGATCGCACCAACGCATCTACCCGGTGGTCCATCGAAGCCATTGAGCATCAGTGCCTCTGTCTTGCATGGTCCCCGCGATCTGCGACTG GAAACAAGAACCATCGAGGCTCCAGCGGCAGGCGAGCTTCAAATCGCTATCAAGGCGACTGGCATTTGTGGTTCAGATGTATCCTACTACAAGAAGTTTGCCAATGGCGATCTCTGTGCTTGTCACCCACTGTCACTAGGCCATGAATCGTCCGGTGAAGTTGTTGCTATTGGTCCTCAAGTGAGTGGCTTCAAGCTGGGCGACCGAGTTGCTCTTGAAGTTGGTGTTGCTTGTGGAAACTGCGGCACTTGCCGTAAAGGTCGTTATAACCTATGCAAAAAGTTGCGTTTCAGAAGCAGTGCCAAAACCTACCCTCACTACCAAGGCACATTGCAAGAGAGGATTAACCATCCCGCTGTCTGGTGCCACAA GTTGCCCGATAACGTCTCGTTCGAGgccgccgccctcctcgaGCCGCTGTCTGTAGCTATCCATGCGGTGAACCGTGCCAGGCCGGAGCCGGGCTCCACTGCCCTTGTTATCGGTGCCGGCACCGTTGGCCTGTTGACTGCCGCAATGGCTCGTCAATCAGGCTGCACCTCGGTCACAATCACTGATATCGATGCTGGGCGTGTCAACTATGCCATAAGCCGTGGATTTGCAACTCATGGTTTTGTTACCCCCCTGTCCCGTTTGAACTCATCGAACTATTCTTCTGGAATCTCTACACCCGAGACTGGTATCATTACTCCTGCCAGTACCTTTTCAACAGCAAGCCGCTTCGACGGAGCCAAATCATTGGCTGCGGATATCCTTGCTTCATCAAACCCTGCTGGTACCTTCATgcttgaggaggatgaggatggtgtgGATGTCACATTCGAGTGCACTGGAAAGGAGGTATGCATGCACACGAGCTTATATGCCACCAAAGCCGGCGGCAAAGTAATCATGGTGGGCATGGGAACTCCGATCCAGACTCTCCCTCTCTCCGTGGCCCACCTCCGTGAGATTGACATCCTGGGCGTATTCCGGTATTCCAACACATATCCCACCGGTATTCGACTTTTGTGTTCGCAAGCTGCGAATCCCTCTGGCTGCAGCCTGCCCTCGTTGGACGACATGGTTACCCACCGTTTCAAGGGCCTCGATCAGGCACAACGTGCATTTGAGCTAGCAACACGCACCAGTGACGACGAGGGCAAACTTGTCCTGAAGATTGTTATTGAGGCATAA